A stretch of the Streptosporangium sp. NBC_01755 genome encodes the following:
- a CDS encoding phage/plasmid primase, P4 family: MNNAIRQAAHDLYEAGLCVLPAATDGSKKPAGSWKRYQAERPDPVLVEAWFAENAVGLGVVTGAVSGNLEMLELEGRAVAEGLPAELTALADASGLGDLWKRVTSGYLEFTPSGGIHILYKVDGVVAGNTKLARRPSTPDELAAWKHDQQASINEESDADRRAKRQEFLDRVVRGEQVPQVLAETRGEGGWVVLAPSHGAVHPTGQPWTLVAGGPSTIATVTPDERDALHRLAGAFDQMPTGQPPAAPSAPPAGTLLFTQPAPAYEDDGSVSPGNDYNAKTTWDEILIPRGWTRLYTDSAGVTYWRRPGKSVGISATTGRNDGDNLYVWTTSTEFEAERPYDKFGALAHTEHAGDHSAAAKALQARGYGVRVEPTRTAPAPLPPPLVDGNLATVHQLPTPVPHLTVVEERTFEHSDDGNALGLVERFGDVIRYVPDRGRWLAWTGVHWEWQPVGGGLVREYGKRIARGLEDADKAAVRHKKNALSSAGTSAMLAQAQTDVRVVISFDELDNQPWQLNTPAGIVDLTTGELGPSDASRLHTKVTAVAPDFGADLTRWEEFLADTFGADSELIGYLQRLIGYSATGSVAKHILPFCVGSGGNGKGVFLESLTGVLGDYATTAPSGFLMAKSHAGHETEIARLAGMRMVVCSEVADDDRFDEVKVKQLTGGDSLTARFMRMDHFTFTPTHHLWLMGNHQPSVRAGGRAFWRRLRLVPFEHEVPDEKMVDDLQGILAREHGGALLAWIVAGAAQYATHGLMEPEQVKAATAGYAADQDTVSRFVVDACHVGGGEHVQIKIVRLREAYERWCFTEGETPVSAKKLTMELTRKHGVGQSRNASSRSYTGITLLQIEDEDPSSGAADVSSGFTQPSRPTNDTVTDSPDRSDWESDKIGGPGW, translated from the coding sequence TTGAACAACGCGATCCGGCAGGCCGCACACGATCTCTACGAGGCGGGCCTGTGCGTCCTCCCCGCCGCCACCGACGGCAGCAAGAAACCCGCAGGCAGCTGGAAGCGATACCAGGCCGAACGGCCCGACCCCGTCCTGGTAGAGGCCTGGTTCGCCGAGAACGCCGTCGGGCTCGGAGTCGTCACCGGCGCCGTCTCCGGCAACCTGGAGATGCTCGAGCTGGAGGGACGCGCCGTCGCCGAAGGCCTCCCCGCAGAACTCACCGCCCTCGCCGACGCGAGCGGCCTTGGTGACCTCTGGAAGCGTGTCACCAGCGGCTACCTGGAGTTCACGCCGTCCGGCGGAATCCACATCCTTTACAAAGTAGATGGAGTGGTGGCCGGGAACACGAAGCTCGCCCGCCGCCCCAGCACGCCCGACGAGCTCGCCGCGTGGAAGCACGACCAGCAGGCCAGCATCAACGAAGAGTCCGACGCCGACCGCCGGGCGAAGCGGCAGGAATTCCTCGACCGGGTGGTGCGCGGCGAGCAGGTCCCCCAGGTCCTCGCCGAAACCCGGGGAGAAGGCGGGTGGGTCGTCCTCGCCCCCTCCCACGGCGCCGTGCACCCCACCGGGCAGCCCTGGACCCTCGTTGCCGGCGGACCGTCCACCATCGCCACCGTGACCCCGGATGAACGCGACGCGCTGCACCGCCTCGCCGGAGCGTTCGACCAGATGCCCACCGGCCAGCCCCCCGCGGCCCCCTCTGCTCCCCCGGCCGGAACGCTCCTGTTCACCCAGCCCGCACCCGCGTACGAGGACGACGGCAGCGTCTCCCCCGGCAACGACTACAACGCCAAGACAACGTGGGACGAGATCCTCATCCCCCGCGGCTGGACCCGCCTCTACACCGACTCCGCCGGGGTCACCTACTGGCGCCGCCCCGGCAAGTCGGTGGGCATCTCGGCGACCACCGGCCGCAACGACGGCGACAACCTCTACGTCTGGACCACCAGCACCGAATTCGAGGCCGAACGCCCGTACGACAAGTTCGGCGCCCTCGCCCACACCGAGCACGCAGGCGACCACTCCGCGGCCGCCAAAGCACTCCAGGCGCGCGGCTACGGCGTCCGCGTCGAACCCACCCGCACCGCACCGGCGCCCCTCCCGCCGCCGCTCGTGGACGGCAACCTCGCCACCGTCCACCAGCTCCCCACCCCCGTGCCGCACCTCACCGTGGTGGAAGAGCGCACCTTCGAGCACAGCGACGACGGCAACGCCCTCGGCCTCGTCGAACGATTCGGCGACGTCATCCGCTACGTACCCGACCGCGGCCGATGGCTCGCCTGGACCGGCGTCCACTGGGAGTGGCAGCCCGTCGGCGGCGGCCTGGTCCGCGAGTACGGCAAACGCATCGCCCGCGGACTCGAAGACGCCGACAAGGCCGCCGTCCGCCACAAGAAGAACGCCCTGTCCTCCGCAGGCACCTCGGCCATGCTCGCCCAAGCCCAGACCGACGTGCGCGTCGTCATCTCCTTCGACGAGCTCGACAACCAGCCCTGGCAGCTCAACACCCCCGCGGGCATCGTGGACCTCACCACCGGCGAGCTCGGCCCCTCCGATGCGTCCCGGCTGCACACGAAGGTCACCGCGGTCGCCCCCGACTTCGGCGCCGACCTGACCCGGTGGGAAGAGTTCCTCGCCGACACCTTCGGCGCCGACTCCGAACTCATCGGCTACCTGCAAAGGCTGATCGGCTACTCCGCCACCGGATCCGTCGCCAAGCACATTTTGCCTTTTTGTGTCGGCTCCGGTGGAAACGGAAAAGGCGTCTTCCTTGAATCATTGACCGGCGTGCTCGGTGATTATGCGACCACCGCGCCGAGCGGATTTTTGATGGCGAAATCCCACGCCGGACATGAAACAGAAATCGCCCGGCTGGCCGGAATGAGAATGGTCGTCTGCTCGGAAGTCGCCGACGACGACCGATTTGATGAAGTGAAAGTCAAGCAGCTCACCGGCGGAGATTCCCTCACCGCCCGATTTATGAGGATGGACCACTTCACATTCACGCCGACCCACCATCTGTGGCTCATGGGCAACCACCAGCCGAGCGTCCGGGCCGGCGGCCGCGCGTTCTGGCGACGCCTCCGCCTGGTCCCCTTCGAGCACGAGGTGCCCGACGAGAAGATGGTCGACGACCTGCAAGGCATCCTCGCCCGGGAGCACGGAGGCGCCTTGCTGGCCTGGATCGTCGCAGGCGCCGCCCAGTACGCCACCCACGGCCTGATGGAGCCTGAGCAGGTCAAGGCCGCCACCGCCGGGTATGCCGCCGACCAGGACACCGTCAGCCGCTTCGTCGTCGACGCCTGCCACGTCGGTGGAGGCGAGCACGTACAGATCAAGATCGTGAGACTGCGGGAAGCCTACGAACGGTGGTGCTTCACCGAGGGCGAAACCCCCGTCAGCGCGAAGAAGCTGACCATGGAGCTCACCCGCAAGCACGGAGTCGGCCAGTCCCGCAACGCCTCCTCCCGGTCCTACACGGGCATAACGCTCCTCCAGATCGAGGACGAGGATCCGTCATCGGGGGCCGCGGATGTGTCATCGGGCTTCACGCAACCGTCACGCCCGACAAACGACACCGTGACCGATTCACCGGATAGGTCCGATTGGGAGTCGGACAAGATCGGCGGGCCCGGATGGTGA